The bacterium sequence TCGATCCGGTGTTATTGACATTGGCTCACGGAGCATCGTATGTTGCCCGCGGTTTCACTGCCTATGCGCAGGAGTTAGCAAATACCATCCGCGAAGGGATATTGCACAAGGGTTTCAGTTTTTTGCATGTGCTCTCGCCTTGTCCAACATTCAACAAGGATGTAACGTTTGACCTTTATAAGCAGACACTGCAACCGCTTCCTGATGGTTATTCCACGGAAAATCGCGCGAATGCGATTGCGATTGCGGCAGAGCAGGGAACTTTGTATCGTGGATTGTTTTACCGCGAGCAACGACCGGCTCATCACGAGTTGTTACAAATCGCGCGCGAACAAGTGAGACAACCGGAACCGGCATCACTTAACGCGCTTCTCACCCGCTATTGTTAAGCATGTAACGGGTTGTAATCGGGGATAGCGAGTATTCGCACGGATTGAAAATTTGTAGAGGAAGAAATGTCAGAAGCAGTAATGTCGCCGGAAACCACTACCGAAGTATTAACGATTACTCCGAAAGCGATTCACCAGATAAAGAAATTGCAGGAATCGAATAGCAGCGACTCCCTTCCGTTGCGGGTTTTTGTTCAAGCCGGCGGCTGCAAGGGAATGAGCTATGGTTTGATGTTTGATGATCAACCGCTGGAAGAAGGCGATGTCACGATGGAGAAAGAAGGCGTGAACATTGTGGTCGACGGCGAAAGTATCCGCTATTTGCAGGGGGCGGTAATCGATTTTGAAGAGAATTTAATCGGCGGCGGTTTCAAAATTCAGAATCCGAATGCGGTGAAATCGTGTGGTTGCGGCTCGAGCTTTAAAGCGTGCGGCTGAGACTGAT is a genomic window containing:
- the erpA gene encoding iron-sulfur cluster insertion protein ErpA codes for the protein MSEAVMSPETTTEVLTITPKAIHQIKKLQESNSSDSLPLRVFVQAGGCKGMSYGLMFDDQPLEEGDVTMEKEGVNIVVDGESIRYLQGAVIDFEENLIGGGFKIQNPNAVKSCGCGSSFKACG